In Bdellovibrio sp. GT3, one genomic interval encodes:
- a CDS encoding translocation protein TolB, which produces MIRLLCAVLAVIAFSQASMAQENNSGIYIKLGEARTKKSLMAFPALQYFGTPATASRYHATGAEIYNVVNNDLAVSSYFQFIDSKAFLEDPSKVGLTPAPGNPAGFKFQSWSAIGADFLIRAGFSIAGNEVTLETYLYSVSKASLIAGKKYKGPVSSARRIGHTFANDVLKALTGTDGMFLSRMVVTSDRAGGQAREVYLMDWDSANSMQISKHSSVAISPAWSPDGTKIAYTSYVKRVGSKFRNADMLLLDLKSGKRSLISYRQGINSGASFSPDGKTIFLTISQGTSPDVYKMTYDGTLQGKITNGPAGAMNVEPTVCPGDANKVAFSSDRAGKPMIYTMDANGGNVKRLTFAGVFNSSPSWSPDCKKIAFAGQSDSNFDIFVMNADGSDMIRLTSAKKPNGKMSSNEDPSFSPDGRFVMYSSNRTGKSQIYISTADGSEERRVTNDSYNYFKPKWSVNLE; this is translated from the coding sequence ATGATCCGACTACTATGTGCAGTTCTTGCCGTAATTGCTTTTTCCCAAGCAAGCATGGCCCAGGAAAACAACAGCGGCATTTACATCAAACTGGGTGAAGCACGCACCAAGAAAAGTCTTATGGCTTTCCCGGCGCTGCAATACTTCGGCACTCCGGCAACAGCCTCCCGCTATCACGCCACGGGAGCCGAAATCTACAATGTCGTAAATAACGACCTGGCCGTTTCATCTTATTTTCAATTTATCGATTCAAAAGCCTTCCTTGAGGATCCAAGCAAAGTCGGATTGACGCCCGCTCCGGGAAATCCAGCGGGATTCAAGTTCCAAAGCTGGTCTGCAATTGGTGCCGACTTCCTGATTCGCGCAGGATTCTCGATTGCTGGTAATGAAGTCACTTTGGAAACTTACCTTTACTCTGTCAGCAAAGCTTCCTTGATTGCCGGCAAAAAGTATAAAGGACCGGTTTCAAGTGCTCGTCGCATCGGTCACACGTTTGCCAACGATGTACTGAAAGCTTTGACTGGAACAGATGGAATGTTCCTGTCGCGCATGGTGGTGACTTCTGACCGCGCAGGCGGCCAGGCCCGCGAAGTGTATTTGATGGATTGGGATAGTGCGAACTCCATGCAGATTTCCAAACACTCGAGTGTTGCGATCTCTCCAGCGTGGTCTCCTGATGGAACGAAAATCGCTTATACTTCCTATGTTAAACGTGTTGGCTCCAAATTCAGAAATGCTGACATGTTGTTACTGGATTTGAAATCCGGTAAGCGCTCTTTGATTTCCTACCGCCAAGGGATCAACTCCGGTGCGTCTTTCTCCCCGGATGGAAAAACAATTTTCCTGACGATCTCTCAAGGCACCAGCCCTGACGTTTATAAAATGACTTACGATGGTACTTTGCAAGGCAAGATCACGAATGGCCCTGCAGGTGCGATGAACGTTGAACCGACGGTGTGCCCAGGTGATGCAAACAAAGTTGCCTTCTCTTCAGACCGCGCCGGAAAACCGATGATCTATACCATGGATGCAAACGGTGGAAACGTAAAACGCCTGACTTTCGCAGGTGTTTTCAACTCCTCTCCATCCTGGTCTCCTGATTGCAAAAAGATCGCATTCGCCGGTCAAAGCGACAGCAACTTTGATATCTTCGTGATGAACGCTGACGGTTCCGACATGATTCGTCTGACCTCTGCAAAAAAACCAAATGGGAAAATGTCTTCCAACGAAGACCCTTCGTTCTCCCCTGACGGCCGATTTGTCATGTACTCCAGCAATCGCACTGGTAAAAGTCAGATCTATATTTCCACTGCTGATGGCAGCGAAGAACGTCGTGTAACGAATGACAGCTACAACTACTTCAAGCCGAAGTGGTCTGTAAACCTTGAGTAA
- a CDS encoding glutamine-synthetase adenylyltransferase, with amino-acid sequence MSNSATEASLRIKRNGIWSRCASLAKTDSEDPLKICHDWSLAADTLLTEAFHISFPENDVALFALGKLGSSELNLSSDVDLLIVSDQDGDKNLKQLRHFQKLLAERTADGFVFRVDFDLRPGGRHGPLIPTVEHFRDYYGNYGETWERLAFVRLRAICGNAGIISDVTAFAKKFSFRKHLDFTLLDDLKHLRGKIQNHYHSSTTVDAIDLKMGVGGIRDLELFTHALLVVHGGKDPSLQMRGTVEAIQALSAKSLLPASEAQFLKSHYANLRRLENYVQALNDEQTHLLKINDPHPEFVSKALKTLDEEMKHCDQIVKTLLGEAPKAISLENELSSLGLPESDIQELWSEIIEQEVLSRNKGRDENARKAFLQDYIQTLKAQGGDSHLALAFLKDFIRSTRAKASFFTLLLREKDLMNKLAWLFAHSPYLSRILCSRPELLDSFVFRAQSDFSEDMGVLLEELAEKKLLSELVNGSQFLEQKDLSDLLQNLTFTADTIASTLMKALKKDFPCSVQILALGKWGGRELGFKSDLDFIFVITGEPSDNDHKLAKRFISRMTEPHRGGNIYSIDMRLRPSGKAGPIVIPLQDLQNYLAQDAEPWERQAYLKSRWIDFDGAELTSNFIARGLTSEQLTELNRIRQELVSKTEDVDLKFSEGGMVDVELAIQTVLLCEKLPPPRTSTEGFLTLKQANSSSLLTNYNYLRQTEQMLQLIASESTSEVSLKDESFHNLAVAFNTSPSKFLEEISKRVSDNVAILKELDPRRRPH; translated from the coding sequence TTGAGTAATTCTGCAACAGAAGCTTCTTTAAGAATAAAACGCAACGGGATCTGGTCCCGTTGCGCAAGTCTTGCCAAAACCGATTCTGAAGATCCACTAAAAATCTGCCATGACTGGAGTCTTGCTGCCGACACTTTGTTGACGGAAGCCTTTCATATCAGCTTTCCCGAGAACGATGTTGCTTTATTTGCACTGGGAAAGCTGGGATCCAGTGAACTCAATTTAAGTTCTGACGTCGATCTGCTGATAGTTTCCGATCAAGACGGCGATAAGAATCTTAAACAACTTCGTCATTTTCAAAAGCTGCTTGCTGAACGCACTGCTGACGGATTCGTTTTCCGCGTGGATTTCGATCTGCGCCCCGGTGGACGCCATGGCCCCCTTATCCCCACGGTTGAGCACTTTCGCGATTACTATGGAAACTATGGTGAGACCTGGGAGCGATTGGCCTTTGTTCGCCTGCGCGCAATTTGTGGAAATGCCGGAATCATCTCGGATGTGACTGCGTTTGCTAAAAAATTTTCATTTCGCAAACATCTGGATTTCACGTTATTGGACGACCTGAAGCATCTGCGCGGGAAGATTCAGAATCACTATCATTCTTCAACCACGGTCGATGCCATCGATTTAAAAATGGGTGTTGGCGGAATTCGCGATCTGGAACTTTTCACCCACGCTCTGCTTGTCGTTCACGGTGGTAAAGACCCCTCATTGCAAATGCGCGGAACGGTGGAGGCTATTCAAGCCCTGTCTGCCAAATCCCTGCTGCCTGCCAGTGAGGCCCAATTTCTGAAATCTCATTATGCAAATCTGCGCCGCCTGGAAAACTATGTTCAGGCTCTTAATGATGAACAGACTCATCTCCTGAAAATCAACGACCCTCATCCTGAATTTGTCAGTAAGGCATTGAAGACTCTTGATGAGGAAATGAAGCATTGTGATCAGATTGTAAAAACACTTCTAGGGGAAGCACCTAAAGCCATCTCTCTGGAAAATGAATTGAGCAGCCTGGGATTACCTGAATCCGACATACAAGAACTGTGGTCAGAGATTATCGAGCAGGAAGTTTTGTCCCGCAACAAGGGACGGGACGAGAACGCTCGCAAAGCCTTCTTGCAGGATTATATACAAACCCTGAAAGCTCAAGGTGGTGACAGTCATCTTGCTCTGGCTTTCCTGAAAGACTTTATTCGCAGCACTCGCGCCAAAGCGAGTTTCTTCACGTTGCTTCTTCGCGAAAAAGATCTGATGAACAAGCTTGCCTGGCTTTTTGCGCACTCCCCTTACCTATCACGCATTCTGTGCAGTCGACCTGAACTGCTGGATTCCTTTGTGTTTCGTGCGCAAAGTGATTTTTCCGAAGACATGGGTGTTCTGCTAGAGGAACTTGCGGAAAAGAAACTTCTTTCGGAGCTGGTGAATGGAAGTCAGTTTCTGGAACAAAAGGATCTCAGTGATCTGCTTCAGAATTTAACGTTCACGGCAGACACCATTGCATCGACTTTGATGAAAGCTCTTAAGAAAGACTTCCCCTGCTCCGTGCAGATTCTGGCATTGGGCAAATGGGGCGGCCGGGAGCTTGGCTTCAAATCAGATTTGGATTTTATTTTTGTTATCACCGGTGAGCCTTCAGATAACGACCACAAACTGGCAAAGCGATTTATCTCGCGCATGACAGAGCCTCATCGCGGTGGAAATATTTATTCCATCGATATGCGCCTGCGCCCCTCGGGCAAAGCCGGTCCGATAGTGATTCCCCTGCAGGATTTGCAAAACTATCTTGCCCAGGATGCTGAGCCTTGGGAGCGTCAAGCTTACTTAAAGTCCCGATGGATTGATTTCGATGGTGCAGAACTAACGTCAAACTTTATTGCTCGAGGACTAACATCCGAACAACTTACGGAATTGAATCGAATCCGCCAGGAACTTGTCAGTAAAACTGAAGATGTCGATTTGAAGTTCAGTGAGGGCGGAATGGTCGACGTGGAACTCGCAATTCAAACTGTTTTGTTGTGCGAAAAACTGCCTCCACCTCGTACATCTACAGAGGGGTTTTTGACTCTAAAACAGGCAAATTCCTCGAGTCTTCTCACCAACTACAACTATTTGCGTCAAACCGAGCAGATGTTGCAACTGATAGCGTCAGAGTCGACCTCTGAAGTGTCGTTAAA
- a CDS encoding cell envelope integrity protein TolA, which yields MNEVNTEKPQTDSLNRGLAISFGLHVALLVFFIVKATFFTPEAIDFTQAVRVDMVGLPDKLDPNNLPPKPETKENPKPAPKPEPVVEKPAEKTPEPVKPEVKLPTKQAKKDDGINIEKVKSKQSDALDKLKAMAAIEKLKEEAKKPAPVSGSGKSTADAAPIKGNQVSPGTALTGLSKLQHDTYGSDLDRHIKQHWALPEWLAKRDLKAQARVFIDSRGNILDRKIVKSSGNPEYDEQVLATLDRSAPFPAPPEKFQSLVSVDGILIGFPE from the coding sequence GTGAACGAAGTTAATACAGAAAAACCTCAGACTGATTCACTTAACCGCGGCCTGGCGATCTCCTTTGGTCTGCACGTGGCATTGTTGGTTTTCTTTATCGTAAAGGCGACATTCTTTACGCCAGAGGCTATTGATTTTACTCAAGCCGTTCGCGTTGATATGGTGGGGCTTCCTGACAAGCTGGATCCAAACAATCTGCCACCAAAACCAGAAACCAAAGAAAATCCAAAACCTGCTCCAAAGCCGGAACCGGTTGTGGAAAAACCTGCGGAAAAAACGCCTGAGCCTGTAAAACCGGAAGTCAAACTTCCAACCAAGCAGGCTAAAAAAGATGATGGAATTAACATCGAGAAAGTTAAATCCAAACAAAGCGATGCTTTGGATAAACTTAAGGCCATGGCTGCTATCGAAAAACTAAAAGAAGAAGCCAAGAAGCCGGCACCGGTTTCTGGCTCTGGTAAATCCACTGCTGATGCAGCACCGATCAAAGGTAATCAAGTTTCACCAGGAACAGCTTTGACCGGACTTTCTAAATTGCAGCATGACACTTATGGATCCGATTTGGATCGCCATATCAAACAACACTGGGCATTGCCGGAATGGCTGGCGAAGCGCGACCTTAAAGCACAAGCCCGTGTGTTTATTGATTCCCGTGGAAATATCTTAGATCGCAAAATTGTTAAATCGAGTGGAAATCCAGAGTATGATGAACAGGTTCTGGCGACATTGGATCGCTCAGCACCTTTTCCAGCCCCGCCTGAGAAATTTCAATCACTTGTCAGCGTGGACGGGATTCTAATCGGCTTCCCAGAGTAA